The Anoplopoma fimbria isolate UVic2021 breed Golden Eagle Sablefish chromosome 20, Afim_UVic_2022, whole genome shotgun sequence genome includes a window with the following:
- the dbpb gene encoding D site albumin promoter binding protein b, with protein sequence MSRQLSQLPNPDLPAGTSPQFGSCTQPAGSLTGGQLTSMAGLKSLLQHPMKGDQRLKAPCDAKDKERLDVDEDSIGVGPMRNGSGVGISTNSNGCGGGGGGGGGGGGGGGSSGGGGGGNGSGNGGGGTFNQFLGPLLWDRTLPADGGLFQLQYMDLEEFLTENGMGSMHNNNSSSSAQIPSQSSQSAVPNQSSQCLPPSSPPGSSSSSPSSSSSPSLIGLEVAQPQSLGGGNDCVHGSQTSMNDSCESPSSSSSSSCPPLLTPTDSGPDGVGMYDMDSSDMDMSGQPNYDPRRHSFSEEELKPQPMIKKARKILVPEGLKDEKYWTRRYKNNEAAKRSRDARRLKENQISVRAAYLERENAALRQEVAEIRKELGRCRNILSKYENRLADQ encoded by the exons ATGTCCAGGCAGCTCTCCCAGCTTCCGAACCCCGACCTCCCAGCTGGCACAAGCCCACAGTTTGGAAGTTGCACCCAGCCTGCAGGCTCCCTCACAGGGGGGCAACTCACCTCTATGGCGGGTCTTAAATCCCTCCTGCAGCACCCCATGAAGGGAGACCAGCGTTTAAAAGCCCCATGTGATGCAAAAG ACAAAGAGAGGCTGGACGTTGATGAGGACTCCATTGGAGTGGGCCCCATGAGGAATGGCAGTGGAGTAGGCATCAGTACTAACAGTAAtggctgtggaggaggaggaggaggaggaggaggaggaggaggaggtggtggtagtagtggtggtggtggtggaggaaatGGAAGTggaaatggaggaggaggaacttTCAACCAGTTCTTGGGGCCCCTCTTGTGGGATCGCACCCTGCCTGCAGACGGGGGCCTCTTCCAGCTTCAGTATATGGACTTGGAGGAGTTTCTGACCGAGAATGGAATGGGCAGCATGCATAATAACAACAGCTCCAGTTCAGCCCAGATCCCCTCGCAGAGCTCCCAGTCAGCTGTGCCCAACCAGAGCTCCCAGTGCCTACCGCCCTCGTCCCCACCGGGCTCTTCATCTTCATCgccttcctcctcttcgtccCCGTCGCTCATCGGTTTGGAGGTGGCTCAGCCGCAGAGCCTCGGAGGCGGGAATGACTGTGTGCATG GGAGTCAGACCAGCATGAACGACTCCTGTGAGTCgccctcatcttcctcctcgtcctcctgtccACCTCTGCTGACGCCCACGGACAGTGGCCCAGACGGGGTCGGCATGTACGACATGGATTCTTCGGACATGGATATGTCTGGCCAGCCGAACTACGACCCCAGGAGGCACTCCTTCAGCGAAGAGGAGCTCAAGCCACAGCCGATGATCAAGAAGGCCCGCAAGATCCTGGTTCCTGAGGGCTTGAAG GATGAGAAGTACTGGACCAGGAGGTATAAAAACAATGAAGCAGCAAAGCGTTCCCGAGATGCTCGCCGTCTCAAGGAGAACCAAATTTCCGTGCGAGCCGCCTacctggagagagagaacgCCGCCCTCCGACAGGAAGTGGCCGAGATCCGGAAGGAACTGGGCCGCTGTCGCAACATCCTTAGTAAATACGAGAACCGTCTCGCTGACCAGTGA